TATCCGGTATTGGATTGAGTGTATAATAGTAAAACACAGGAGAGAAACTAAAAGACCATGCTGCAATTGCAGCAACATGAAATTGTTTGAACAGAGCATATACCAATAAGAAGAATCCTGTAATGCTGATGATACCAAGCAGGAACATGCAGATCCTTGTTACAACAATACTTTCGCCAAATACATGATAAAGTTGTGCAACTGTCCATTGCATAAGCGGAAAATCGGTGCGGAGTATTTGTGGCTCACCTGCTGTATCAAGAATGTTTACCCGTGGATGAAGAATGTTATTATCAACTCTGTAAAAGTTTGAGATGTTTAATTGGGTTTGCGACTGCCGCCATACATGTATGCCAATGAGATCTTTTTGGAATACTGACCAATGCATCAATATGCTTACTAATATAATAACGGCGATGGTAAGTGCACTACGATATTTCGAGAACAATGATGTGTTCATTCCGGGTTGTGAATAGTTTGTAAGTTATTCTTCATCCAACAAATCAGGTCTCCGTTCTTTTGTGCGTTGTACTGCCTGCTCATGCCGCCACTCTTCAATTTTTTTCAGATCACCACTCAATAAAATGTCAGGGATCTTCCAGCCGTTGTACTCTGCCGGACGTGTATACACAGGTGGGGCCAATAAATGATCCTGAAACGAATCAGTAAGTGCCGATGTTTCGTCGTTCAGTACACCTGGAATGATTCGACCAATGGCATCAACCAACACAGCAGCTGCTAATTCTCCACCACTCAATACATAATCACCAATGGAAATTTCCATGGTTACATAATGCTGACGGATACGTTCATCAATGCCTTTGTAATGACCGCAGATGAGTAATAAATTTTCTTTTAATGAAAGACGATTAGCGGTTTGTTGTTTCAACGTAACACCGTCCGGTGTGAGATAAATAATTTCATCAAACTTTTTTTCCTGCTGCAATTCAAGTATTGCTTTTTCTAATGGTTCGCACATCATCACCATGCCTGCGCCACCGCCGTATTGGTAATCGTCCACTTGTCCGTATTCATTTACGGCCCACTTGCGCAGGTGATGAACTGTAACGGTCAACAATCCTTTTTCCTTTGCCCGTTTCATGATCGAATGATTTAGCGGGCTATCCAGCAATTCAGGAACAATGGAAATAATGTGAATGTGCATGATGCAAACTTAATTAACAATTCCTTTTTAGAACCCCGAATTATTTTTGAAGAAACCTAGCTTATGCGCCTTTTTTTACTCCTATTCCTTTGTTTTCTTATCTCATGCACTGTTTATACTCCCGGACAATACCTTGCTCCACAAATCAATTCCCTTTCTAGCATTCCATTGCGTCCGCACAAAAACGATGTAGATGTTTATTTCAATACCGACAAACCAACAAAGCCTTATTACCGGGTTAAGATGGTGGAAGTACAAGGTGATCCTTTTCTTAGTTCCGATCAGATGTTATCAAAATTAAAAGAACAGGCAAAAAGAGAAGGCATTGATGGCCTACTTATCAGCGATGTTGGTAAACAAGCAAACAATACAACCACACTTCCATCAGGCGATGGGGTGATTGCTTACCAAAAACTTGTAGCGCTTGGTGTGAAATACAAGGAACGAATTGATTATATGGATCAGATACTGAAGGAGCAGACAGTAAAACTCTGGCCGGATGATAATCCTGAGCCCAAAATATTCACTATTAGTTTTGATTTAAACGGACAGCTTCTCCCGTTTAAAGATGGATTCGAAAAGCAGTTTTTTAATTATGAAATTTATCCGTTTGAAGATGAGAATACGATTTACTTCCCGTTGAAAAACTGGGAGTATAATCTTGATACACTAAACATGTTTTTTTCAAAACGAATGATGCAAAATAATACAGCAGTTATACACTCAAAGTTTAAACTGATTGGAACGACCGCATCAATTAAAACAATGAGCAATGGAAGCGATAACATCTATAAGTTTGAGCTCGAACGTATTTATATAAACCGCAATGCCCTGCCTGCCGAACGAAAACTTCGAAAGGTAAATGCCAAAAATTATGAGTGGGTAGAAGAGATTTTATACCGGGCAAATGGGTTGCCGGATAAAACCAGGCGATACAAGATTGTGAATGGCAAAAAAGTGTTGTATTTCGAAATTGAAAATACTTATCATAGCACAAACGATTTGCCTGCTACAGATAGTTAATCCTCCATAAAATCATCAAGGTCTCTGCGTTCACGTTTTGTTGGTCGTCCCACTTTGCTCAAACGTTTACCCGTATGAAATGAAGATGCAACAGATTTCATGCGTTCCAGTTCTTCAACAGGGGTTATATCAATATAGTATTTGATGGCTTCACTGTATTGTAAACGGTTGTGGAGTAAGCCGGTTACTTTAATTCGCCAGCGTCTTGCTTCGGTCTTCACTTCATATTCGTCACCCGCATTCACTGTTTTTGATGCTTTGCAGGAATCACCGTTATGCTTCACCTTGCCACTTTCACAGGCTGCTGCTGCCTGGCTGCGTGTTTTAAACAGGCGGATAGCCCAGAGATATTTATCAATACGGAGTTTTTCTTTTGCTTCCATAACAGTTGCAAGTTACAATTTGTGTTTTGATTATATTCGGACACTCAAATCAATCGTATGAAGAAAATTTTTCTTGGCTTTTGTTTTTTAGTTCTTACGTTTTTATCATTTGCTCAGTTTAAAGCGGATAAGGTAAAATGGACGCCTGATAACAACGGGGTTTATGAAAACGACAACAATGCCATCGTCAGCACCAATTTTAAAACAGGTCAGCAAAAAGTAATTGTACCTGCTGATGTATTGAAAGCGAATAAGATCAGCATCAAAGATTTCAGCATTACGGCCAGTGAATCGCAGGTGCTCATCTTTACCAATACAGCTAAAGTATGGCGCTACAATACACGTGGTGATTATTGGTTGTACGATGCCGCAACAAAAAAACTGCAGCAGGTAGGGAAAGATAAACCTGCCCAATCATTACTGTATGCGAAGCTTTCACCCGATGGTAAAAAAGTAGCGTATGTTCATGCCAATAATGTATATGTAGAAGATATTGCAACAGGTGTTGCAACTGCACTCACATCCACAAACAATAATAAGAAACTCATAAACGGCACCTTCGATTGGGTGTATGAAGAAGAGTTTGGCTGCAGAGATGGTTTTCGCTGGAGTGCCGATAGTAAGAGCATCGCTTACTGGCAGGTTGATGCCAACCAGATCAAAGATTATTACATGCTGAATACCACTGATGATATTTATTCGAAAGTGATCCCTGTTGAATATCCGAAAGTGGGCGAACAACCATCGCCTGTAAAAATTGCTGTGGTAAATATTGAAACAGCAAAAACAACCTGGATGAATATTCCCGGTGATCCTGCAAACAATTACCTGCCCCGAATGGAATGGAGTGCTGCAAATGAATTAATTGTTCAGCAACTCAACCGAAAACAAAACGAAAGTAAATTGTATTTCTGCAACACTGCGACAGGCGAAGCGAAACAGTTCTATACGGAAACAGACAAAGCTTGGATCGATATTAAAAGCAGATGGAATGATGATGATCCCCGTGGCTGGGAGTTTATTGAAAACGGCAAATCATTTTTATGGGTTAGTGAAAAAGATGGTTGGCGACACATTTACAAAGTAACCCGTGATGGAAAGGAAACATTACTCACCGTTGGCAATTATGATATTGCAACTATCAGTGCCGTTGATGAAGCAAAGAATGAATTATACTTTATTGCATCACCCGATAATCCGATTCAACGTTATCTCTACAAAGTAAAAATGGATGGTAAGAGCAAATCGGTTCGTGTTACACCTGCCGGTTATGATGGTACGAACAGTTATGAGTGCTCACCCAACGGAGCTTTTGCTGTGCATAGTTTTACAAGTCGTGCTGTTGCGCCTGCTACACAATTCCTCAACCTTGCAACACATAAACCTGTTGCAGGTGAAGAATTATTGAAGACGATGAAGCCGGTGAAGAAAGATAATCTGGAATACTTTACCATTACCACCGACGATGGCGTGACCATGGATGGCTGGATGAGTAAGCCAAAGAACTATGATCCATCAAAGAAATATCCTGTTTTACTTTATGTGTATAGCGAACCTGCAGCAACAACTGTAGAAGATGATTTTTATGCAGGTAGTAATTTTATGTTTGGCGGTGATATGAATGCACAGGGTTACTTCTATGTATCGTTCAACAACCGTGGTACGCCAACATTGAAAGGTGCTGAGTGGAGAAAAAGTATTTACAAACAGATCGGCCGCATTAACATCCGTGACCAGGCAATGGGGATGAAAAAATTATTGGCCGATCGTTCTTATCTCGATGCAAGCCGTGTTGCAGTTTGGGGATGGAGCGGTGGTGGCTCAACAACATTACATTTGATGTTCCAGTATCCCGATCTTTTTCAAACAGGTATTGCTGTTGCAGCAGTAGCAAATCAATTGTTCTACGATAATATTTACCAGGAACGTTACATGGGTTTGCCACAGGAGAACAAAGATGATTTCATTAAAGGCTCTCCAATCACTTATGCAAAAAACCTCAAAGGAAATTTATTGTACATCCACGGCACTGGTGATGATAATGTTCATTACAGCAATGCAGAAGTGTTGGTGAATGAATTGATCAAACAGGGTAAACTGTTCCAGTTTATGCCTTATCCTAACCGTACACACAGCATCAGCGAGGGCGCAGGAACGTTTCAACATTTATCAAAACTGTATACGGCTTATTTAAAAGAAAAATGCCCTCCTGGAGCGAGATGATGATTAGCATCATGACTTGCTTCCAACTTTAAGAGGAGGAAAAATAAAAGTATTGGCTTTAGCCTTGAACAGGTTAAAGCCAATTTCTTTTCTGATCTGGTTGGTTATAGTTCTTCACCCAAAAAATCTTATCTTAACCATTCAACTACATTGCATGAGAACAAAACATTTTTTCTTTTCACTTCTTTTGTTATTTGGATTACAGGCTACTGCGCAACGTACACTTATCCATTGTGGCAAACTCATCGATACAAAAGATGGGAAAGTAGTAAGTAACGTAACGATCATAGTACAAGGCAATCTTATTGCTGATGTGGTAAATGGCTTTACCACTGCTGCAGCCAACGATAAAGTGATCGACTTAAAAAATAAAACCGTGATGCCCGGCTTAATGGATATGCATGTGCATGTGGAAAGTGAAACAAAGAAAGGAGCAGTTGCCGATCGCTTCATACTTAATCCACCCGATATTGCATTTCAAAGTACAGTGTATGCACGAACTACATTGATGGCTGGTTTCACAACGGTTCGTGATCTTGGTGGCAGCGGTGTAAATCTTTCGTTACGTAATTCTATTAACAGAGGTATTGTTGTTGGTCCACGTATTTTTTCTGCAGGCAAATCAATTGCAACAACAGGTGGTCATGCCGATCCTACAAATGGTTACAGCAAAGCGCTCATGGGTGATCCCGGACCTGCAGAAGGAGTTATCAACGGACCGGAAGAAGCATATCATGCAGTTCGCCAGCGTTACAAAGATGGAAGTGATTGTATCAAGATCACTGCAACAGGTGGCGTGTTAAGCCAGGCGAAAGATGGATCAAGTCCGCAGTTTACAGTGGAAGAAGTAAGAGCGATTGTCACAGCAGCAAAAGATTATGGATTTATTGTGGCGGCACATGCGCATGGAGCAGAAGGCATCAAGCGTGCAATTAAAGGAGGTGTTACAAGTATTGAACATGGAAGTTATATGGATGATGAAGGTATTGCATTGGCAAAAGAATATGGTACATGGATGGTGCCAACGATCACCGCTGGTAAATCAACGGCCGACAGTGCAAAGATCCCCGGTTACTATACTGATATTGTTACACCAAAAGCATTGGCTGTGGGTCCGCAGATACAAAGCACATTTGCACGTGCATATAAAGCAGGGGTGAAGATTGCTTTTGGTACAGATGCAGGTGTGTTTGCACATGGTAAGAACTGGATGGAGTTTGTGTATATGACAGAAGTGGGTATGCCGCCGATGGAAGCTATTCAAACTGCAACAAAGAACGCAGCAACCATGTTGAATATGTGGGATAAATTCGGCAGTATTGAAAAAGGAAAGATCGCTGATATCATTGCTGTTGATGGTGATCCGTTAACGGATATTAAAGTGATGGGTAAAGTTGTATTTGTGATGAAGGAGGGGAAAGTATATAAAAAGGATGGAGTACAGGTGTTGTAAGATTTTTCTGATGATATCAAGAAAGGCTCGTGTATGCACGAGCCTTTCTTATTTAGTTGGCAACAGTGTTGAAATCAACATTCCAGCACGAACTTCTCCTATTGCATTCTTCTGTTTTACTCTGTACCTTATCGCATCTAAAAACATCTGTCATGATCGATAACTTCTACCTGGCATTAGCTGCTATCCTGTTGTTGCCGTTGATACCTGCCTACATCATTTATAAATTTCTTCCTGAAAGTGAAACCAATGTTGAAGGGCCTTACAAAAAACTTAATCTGAAATTAAAAGGTGCATTCGCCGGTTATTTCCTGTTGGTGTTGCTTAGTCTTGGACTGCAGTATGTAACCATGAGCAGCAGTGATGGAAAAAAGATCGAGCAACTGACAAGATCTATTAACGATAGCACCGTATTACTACAAACCTATCGTTCGCAAATTGAAGCAAGCAAGAATCCTGTGATCGATTGGAAAATAAAAGGCATTGTTGCACCGGGTGAAAAAGAAGGCACACGTTTCTTTTTTGATGATGGCACTACGTTAAAAAATCCTGATGGTAGTTTTGAACTGATCAAACGAAGTATTGCTGCTCATGGAAAAGCGAACCCGCCCAAATGGATCTGCGTGTACAATCCAGTTACAGGATATCAGGTCATTAGTTTAAACAGGGAAATACCTCATCCCGATATTGCAAGCTATAACGTTAGCTTCAATGATGAGCATCATGAAATTCTTATCCGCAAAATAATTGATATTAACAGCGCAGCAAAAGATTCAATTGTTGCTGTTGCCGGTTTCTTAGAAAAAAATCCGGAACTAAAAGCTAAGTTCATTCAGGTGAATCCTGATTTCTTTGATAAAGCAGACAGGGCAAAAATAATACGGGATCGAAACAGATTAGTGCATCTGCCGGTAAAGCAGTAGATGAAAGATAATTAATAGACAGCGTCATAATCTGCTTTAAAGTCCACCTCAGTCCATTCGCCTTTTTTTACTTCAACAGGGAAAATATTGTTATCACTATCGAAAAGATTGGCATAAAACAAGTCCCCCTTTTTTATAAAGAGCGAATATTTTCCCGGTTTAAGTTTTAGTTTAAAAGAACCATCTTCATTTGTTTCTAGCTGCTTTACCAGTTTAGTCGAAACCATGGTATAAAACCCGTTTCGTTCAGTTACCTGGCTGCGGTTTGTTAATTCATACACGTATAAGGTAGTTTTAAAAGCAATCCCTTGCGAAACAGGTAAATCGGGTGAAGGCATTTGATTACCACGAATCCGCAAAACATGTCCTTTTACGCCTTGTTTACGAAAACAGGCAGTAGATGATAAACTGAAAGAAGACAAAACAATAAAACTCAAAACTGCTGCAAATACTGTATAAGCAATGGTGATTTTTTTGCCTGTTAAGCTGTAACGTTTCATCGGTTTGAAGATTATTAACGTAAATTAGTTTTTTTAATAGTAATAGCATGCAGAAATACATTTTTCGTTCAATTCTCTCTTTCTGTTTCCTTCTGATTTTCCAACACTTGTTTGCGCAAGTAACAACCAACAGTGTTCTCCTTCGTAAAGCAGCAGTTGTTCAACAGGAAAAGGAAAAAATCCTGGCAAAACAATTAGCGGAACTGGCAAAGAAAAGAGGATGGGAAACAGTTTTGCAATGGAAAAATGGAGGTATTGCTTTATTAACAGGAGTTGATGGTTTTGGTAACCCCATTTATACGGCCACGGATAATAACACATTGGCTGCTGCCACAATTGGTACAAATGCCCTATGGAACGGTGGTATTCTAGGTTTAAATCTTAGTGGATCATCCAATAATGTAAAGGATAAAATGGCCGTGTGGGATGGTGGCAGAGTACGTAGTACACACGTAGAACTTACCGGGCGGATATTACAGAAAGATGGAGCTGCGGTTAACAGCGATCATGCAACACATGTTTCGGGAACCCTGATAGCCAGTGGTGTAAATCCATATGCAAAAGGAATGAGTTTTGGTTTGCAACGCCTGCTGGCTTACGACTTCAACAGTCATCTTTCCGAAATGCTCAACGAAAGCCCTAACCTCCTTATTTCGAATCACAGTTATGGTACAATTGCAGGGTGGAACTTCAATGCAACACAAAATCGTTGGGAATTTTATGGACGATACGACGCTACCGAAGACTATAAGTTTGGTTATTATTCATCGGATGCGCAACTGTTCGACTCAATTGCATACAATGCTCCTTATTACCTGATTGTAAAATCAGCAGGAAACAATCGGAGTGAGAATGGCCCCGCAGTGGGAGCAACATACTGGCGTTTTGATATTAATGGAAGTATGACAAATGCCGGTGCACGACCGGGAGATATTAGCAGTAACGATGGTTTCGATATTATTTCAACCTATGGAACTTCAAAAAACATTTTAACTGTTGGGGCAGTAAACCCTATTGCTTCCGGATATACTCGACCTACCGATGTAGTGATATCTTCATTCAGTAGTTGGGGGCCTACAGATGATGGTCGTATCAAACCAGATGTAGTAGCAGATGGTGTGGGCCTGCTGTCCAGTGTCGCCACAACTGATAATGCCTATTCGTCTTTAAGCGGCACTTCTATGGCAAGTCCAAATACTTCAGGTTCACTTTTGTTATTGCAGGAATATTATTCGCAATTAAATGGCGGCAACTTTATGCGTGCAGCTACATTAAAAGGGCTGGTAATTCACACAGCAGATGAAGCAGGCTTTAGTCCCGGTCCCGACTACCAGTTCGGGTGGGGGCTAGTTAACATCAAAAAAGCAGCACAAGTGATCGCTTTAAACAACAGTAAACATCTTATTCTGGAACAAAACTTAACTACTTCCACTACTACCTATAGCTTGCCGGTAGTAGCAAGTGGTAATGGTCAGCTATCTGCCACCATTTCGTGGACCGATCCGAAATCAGAAATTGTAGAACCTGTTGCAACAGCTTTAAACAATCAAACTATTAAATTGGTGAACGATCTTGACATAGTGATCAAGAAAGGTTCAACTGTTTATCGTCCCTGGATATTAGATCCAGGCTTCCCAGCCGGAGCCGCTTCCAAGGGAAATAATATTCGTGACAACGTAGAAAAAGTAGAAGTGACGGATGTAGTACCCGGCGAAACCTACACAATTGAAGTGACTTTTAAAGGAACGCTGGCACGGGGGGCGCAGGCCTTTTCGCTTCTTGTAAGTGGGATTGGAGGCACAGCTTATTGCTCATCGGCATCAACCAATACTGCCGGGGCAAGAATCGACAGCGTTTCTTTTTCTAATATTCAAAACAAAAATGTTGCAGGTTGTACCAGCTACTCCAATTTTACAAATTTTGTTGGCAATGTGCAATCAGGTCAAACCATTCCCTTTTTTGCTCGCCTGAATAGTTGTGATGCAAGTAGTACAGATAAGGTTCTGAAAATATTTATCGATGCAAACAATGACGGTGATTTTGCTGATGCCGGTGAATTGCTTGCTACAAGTTCAGTTATTAATGGCAATGGTGATTACACGGGCAACATTGGCATCCCGGCAGGAATAGGCGTTGGTAATTATTGCATTCTTCGGGTTGTAATGGTTGAAACAAATGATGCATCTTCTGTTACATCCTGTAATAGTTACACAAAAGGTGAAACACAAGACTACAGGGTGCTTATAACAACGCCATCAACAGACGTAGGAATCAACCGGCTTGTTAGCCCCCAACCCGGCGATTGCAGCAGTAACGCAAAATACGTTACCGTAAACATCCGGAACTACGGCAATAGCCCTCAAAGTAATATACCGCTTACTGTCACTATTAAACAAGGTGCTACAACTGTTGCTACACTTAGCGCTACCTTTTCAGTCAGCATCCCTGCTTTCGCAGAAAAAAGTTACACTTTTCAAACTCCTTTTGAAGCATTGCCAGGCATTACTTATACTATTACCGCTAATGCGGCGCTGGCAGGAGATCAGGATGCATCGAATAATGAAAATATTACTCAGTTCAATGTTAGTGCCGGCCCTTCAACATTATCAGCAACGGCAGTAATTTGTGAGAACAATGTACTGTTGAACGCAGCTCCAACCAACTATGACCTGTACACCTGGTATACATCGGCCAATGCGACAACCCCGGTGGCCACCGGCTATACAGCAAACATTTCAACAATTGCTTCTACTTATTATCTTGGTATAAATGAGGAAGTAAAGATTGGCCCTGCAACTAAGCAAGTTTTTGCTGATGGAGGGTATAATGTATTTAATGGTAACCTGGTTCGTATTACTGCCGAACAGGCAACGACATTGCAAACTGTCAGACTGTATATTGGCCATCCAGGAAGAATTACTTTCCATCTTAGGGAACTGGCGAGTTATAATGAAACTACCGGAGCCTATTCTTACTTCCCTGTGTCTTCCGTGTCACTTGATGTTACTGCAACTGCATTAACACCTCCTGTTCTCGGAGCGCAAAATAATAGCCTTTCTGATCAGGGTGCTATCTACTATCTAGGACTTACCATTCCCAAAGCAGGAAATTATGCATTAGTGATACAATGCGAAAACGGGGCATCGATCTTCAGGAATAACAATATCACTTCTATGCCTTACCCATACACCATACCCGGCTTACTTTCTATAACAGGCAATTCTGCTATCCAGGCAGGATCGCCCGATTATTTTCAGGGTTTTTATTATTTCCTGTACGACCTAACTGTTAAACCGTTAGGATGTGGTATGCCACGCCGGGCAATAACGCCGACTACCATAAACAAACCAGTAATTTCAGTTTCAGGAAATATACTTACAAGTACAGCTTCACAGAATTATCAATGGTTTAAAGATGGAGTGGGCATCCCCTCTGCCAACAGTCAATCATATTCAGCCACCAGCTCTGGTAGCTATACCGTTCAAACGCTTGAAAGTAACTGTATCCTGGTTTCTACTGCTGTAAACTTTGTAACCACAGCAATAAATAATGTCGATCCATCAACAATCGGATTGCTGGTTACACCTAACCCAACAATCACAGGAAAGTTTACTATACAACTTGTAACAAAAACAAAAGATGACCTTACAATTTCGTTATTAAACACAGTTGGTCAACAGGTGTTTTATTCAAATACTCCTCAATTCATTGGCAGATTAACTAAACAGATCGACCCTGGCAAGTTGCCTGCCGGTATATATTATCTGCAGATCAGGCACGATAAAAAATATTACACAAAGAGAATTATGATTACGCAATAGTTTCATCTTTTCTTATTCTGAAAAAGGGACAAAACAAAGGGCGCAGAAAATGCGCCCTTTGTTTTTTTATGTTCAACAACTTACGCTTCCGCAAAATGCTTATGGAAATACGGAATGGTTTCAATGCCTTTATAGAAATTAAAGATGTCGTACTTCTCGTTCGGGCTGTGTAGGTTGTCGCTGTCTAAACCAAAACCCATGAATACGATCTTAATGCCGAGCTCTTTTTCGAACAACGCACAAATAGGGATACTACCGCCACCACGAACAGGAATAGCATCTTTACCAAACGTATCCTTAATAGCTGCAGCAGCTGCTTTATAAGCTTTGCTGTCAACAGGTGTCATATAAGGTTCGCCACCATGATGTTCAAATGCATTAATGGTAACACCAGGAGGTGCAATGCTTTTAAAATAGTTCAATAATTTTTCTGTGATCTTTTCACTTGATTGATTAGGAACCAAACGTGCAGAAATTTTAGCGAATGCTTTTGAAGGTAATACCGTTTTTGCACCCTCGCCTGTGTAACCACCCCAAATGCCATTCAACTCCAATGTTGGACGGATACCTGTACGTTCATTTGTTGTAAATCCTTTTTCGCCCCAGAGTTTGTCAACTCCAAGATCAGCACTGTATTCTTTTTCGTCGTAAGGAGCAGCAGCCATCAGTTTGCGTTCTTCAGGCGTAGCTTCCACCACATCATCATAAAAACCAGGAATGGTGATATGATTGTTTTCATCATGACAGCTTGCGATCATCTTTGCCAACATGGTGATTGGGTTTGCAACAGCACCACCATACACACCACTGTGCAAATCACGGTTAGGGCCTGTTACTTCCACTTCAATATAACTCAGACCACGCACGCCAATGTCAATGCTTGGGTTTTCCATGCTGATCATGGCAGTATCGCTGATGAGCACCACATCCGCCTTTAGTAGTTCTTTATTTGCTTTTACAAAGGTGCCCAGGTTTGGACTGCCTACTTCTTCTTCACCTTCAATACAGAATTTGATATTCGTTGTGAGTGAATTTGTTTTCACCATTGTTTCCAATGCTTTTACATGCATGTAAAACTGTCCTTTATCATCGCAGGCACCACGGGCAAATATTTTTCCGTCCTTAATGGTTGGGTCAAACGGATCGCTGTGCCAGAGGTTGAGCGGATCAACGGGCTGCACATCGTAATGTCCATACACCAACACGGTTGGCTTTGATGGATCGATCATTTTTTCACCATACACGATCGGGTGACCTGCGGTGGGATAAATTGTAACGGTATCGGCACCTGCTTCAAGCAAGCGTTGTTTCACTGCTTCTGCACAAGCAACCATATCGGCTTTGTTTTCGCTTTTGGCGCTGATGGAGGGGATGCGTAATAGTTCAAGCAATTCATTCAGGAAACGGTCTTTGTTCTGTTCCTGGTAATCTTTCCAAGCCTGCATATAGTAGTTATTTTAGATTTGAAATTCAGAATCTGAAAAGGGAGTACGAAAGTAGGATATAAACCGTTACTGTCATCCCGAGGAACGAGTGATCTGACAGGCTTTATTCCAATTCTCAAAAGATTTATCCTTCGTCGAAAAGACAAGCTAGTTTTCGGGTGAGGTAGTTTTTACCTGCGGGGTTAATGAAATGTGAAGACAAAAAAATGTTTATAAATTTTGCAACATTGTATTTGTTCCGTCGTTAATATTGCACCCATAACGGCCTCTGCAGATGCTACTTCCCGCTTGCTATTGTGAAGATGTTTTCTGCAGGGGCCGTGACTATTT
The DNA window shown above is from Lacibacter sp. H375 and carries:
- the trmD gene encoding tRNA (guanosine(37)-N1)-methyltransferase TrmD: MHIHIISIVPELLDSPLNHSIMKRAKEKGLLTVTVHHLRKWAVNEYGQVDDYQYGGGAGMVMMCEPLEKAILELQQEKKFDEIIYLTPDGVTLKQQTANRLSLKENLLLICGHYKGIDERIRQHYVTMEISIGDYVLSGGELAAAVLVDAIGRIIPGVLNDETSALTDSFQDHLLAPPVYTRPAEYNGWKIPDILLSGDLKKIEEWRHEQAVQRTKERRPDLLDEE
- a CDS encoding RNA-binding S4 domain-containing protein is translated as MEAKEKLRIDKYLWAIRLFKTRSQAAAACESGKVKHNGDSCKASKTVNAGDEYEVKTEARRWRIKVTGLLHNRLQYSEAIKYYIDITPVEELERMKSVASSFHTGKRLSKVGRPTKRERRDLDDFMED
- a CDS encoding S9 family peptidase; amino-acid sequence: MKKIFLGFCFLVLTFLSFAQFKADKVKWTPDNNGVYENDNNAIVSTNFKTGQQKVIVPADVLKANKISIKDFSITASESQVLIFTNTAKVWRYNTRGDYWLYDAATKKLQQVGKDKPAQSLLYAKLSPDGKKVAYVHANNVYVEDIATGVATALTSTNNNKKLINGTFDWVYEEEFGCRDGFRWSADSKSIAYWQVDANQIKDYYMLNTTDDIYSKVIPVEYPKVGEQPSPVKIAVVNIETAKTTWMNIPGDPANNYLPRMEWSAANELIVQQLNRKQNESKLYFCNTATGEAKQFYTETDKAWIDIKSRWNDDDPRGWEFIENGKSFLWVSEKDGWRHIYKVTRDGKETLLTVGNYDIATISAVDEAKNELYFIASPDNPIQRYLYKVKMDGKSKSVRVTPAGYDGTNSYECSPNGAFAVHSFTSRAVAPATQFLNLATHKPVAGEELLKTMKPVKKDNLEYFTITTDDGVTMDGWMSKPKNYDPSKKYPVLLYVYSEPAATTVEDDFYAGSNFMFGGDMNAQGYFYVSFNNRGTPTLKGAEWRKSIYKQIGRINIRDQAMGMKKLLADRSYLDASRVAVWGWSGGGSTTLHLMFQYPDLFQTGIAVAAVANQLFYDNIYQERYMGLPQENKDDFIKGSPITYAKNLKGNLLYIHGTGDDNVHYSNAEVLVNELIKQGKLFQFMPYPNRTHSISEGAGTFQHLSKLYTAYLKEKCPPGAR
- a CDS encoding metal-dependent hydrolase family protein; its protein translation is MRTKHFFFSLLLLFGLQATAQRTLIHCGKLIDTKDGKVVSNVTIIVQGNLIADVVNGFTTAAANDKVIDLKNKTVMPGLMDMHVHVESETKKGAVADRFILNPPDIAFQSTVYARTTLMAGFTTVRDLGGSGVNLSLRNSINRGIVVGPRIFSAGKSIATTGGHADPTNGYSKALMGDPGPAEGVINGPEEAYHAVRQRYKDGSDCIKITATGGVLSQAKDGSSPQFTVEEVRAIVTAAKDYGFIVAAHAHGAEGIKRAIKGGVTSIEHGSYMDDEGIALAKEYGTWMVPTITAGKSTADSAKIPGYYTDIVTPKALAVGPQIQSTFARAYKAGVKIAFGTDAGVFAHGKNWMEFVYMTEVGMPPMEAIQTATKNAATMLNMWDKFGSIEKGKIADIIAVDGDPLTDIKVMGKVVFVMKEGKVYKKDGVQVL